One region of Eupeodes corollae chromosome 1, idEupCoro1.1, whole genome shotgun sequence genomic DNA includes:
- the LOC129941734 gene encoding replication factor C subunit 4, which translates to MHAFLKTGRNATEKLNTESNIPSSSNGPGQTTEKRKAPAPWVEKYRPKRVDEVVEQGEVVAVLQKCVEGADLPNMLLYGPPGTGKTSTILAAARQIFGDMFKERILELNASDERGINVVRTKIKNFAQLTASAVRPDGKPCPPFKIIILDEADSMTHAAQAALRRTMEKESRSTRFCLVCNYVSRIIDPITSRCTKFRFKSLGRDKIIERLRHICSLEGVKIEESAFDSIVDISGGDMRRAITTLQSCYHLKGTSAEITTEDLFEISGIIPEKYLSSFLDVCRSGNYAKLEDFVRSLTYEAYSVGQMMEQLNDHVIRSNDLSNKQKAIICDKLGETSFRLQDGGSEYLQIMDLGCATIIALQK; encoded by the exons ATGCatgcttttttgaaaactggTAGAAATGCTACTGAGAAGTTGAATACTGAATCAAATATTCCAAGTTCATCAAATGGACCTGGACAAACTACAGAAAAACGCAAGGCCCCTGCTCCATGGGTTGAAAAATA CCGTCCCAAACGTGTTGATGAAGTCGTCGAACAGGGTGAAGTAGTTGCTGTTCTCCAAAAGTGTGTCGAAGGAGCCGATCTGCCAAATATGTTACTCTATGGGCCTCCAGGAACAGGCAAGACCAGTACCATCCTAGCTGCTGCACGCCAAATCTTTGGCGACATGTTCAAAGAACGAATTCTGGAACTGAATGCATCTGATGAGCGGGGTATCAATGTTGTTCGAACGAAAATTAAGAACTTCGCTCAATTGACAGCCAGCGCTGTGCGCCCGGACGGAAAACCATGTCCACCGTTTAAGATTATCATTTTGGACGAGGCTGATTCTATGACGCATGCTGCTCAGGCAGCGTTGCGGCGAACGATGGAGAAAGAGAGTCGCAGTACACGGTTCTGCTTGGTCTGTAACTACGTGTCGAGAATCATTGATCCGATTACGTCGCGTTGCACCAAATTTCGTTTCAAATCGCTGGGCAGAGACAAG attatcGAACGTCTCCGTCACATTTGCTCATTGGAAGGTGTGAAGATTGAAGAAAGTGCCTTCGATTCAATCGTAGACATATCTGGAGGCGATATGCGTCGTGCCATCACAACTCTGCAGTCCTGCTATCATCTCAAGGGGACCAGTGCAGAAATCACAACAGAAGACCTCTTTGAAATCTCAGGAATCATACCCGAAAAATATTTATCCTCGTTTCTGGACGTTTGTCGTTCCGGTAACTACGCCAAGCTCGAAGATTTCGTTAGAAGTTTGACCTACGAGGCATACAGTGTCGGTCAAATGATGGAACAACTGAATGATCATGTAATTCGATCAAATGACTTGTCAAACAAGCAGAAAGCCATCATCTGCGACAAACTGGGCGAGACTTCTTTTCGCCTCCAAGATGGGGGCTCTGAGTACCTGCAGATCATGGATCTAGGATGTGCCACCATAATTGCTCttcaaaagtaa
- the LOC129941735 gene encoding transcription initiation factor TFIID subunit 9: MASEKEKTEKTKVNNQVKHVPKDAQVVMSILKELNVTDYEPRVINQLLEFTYRYVTCILDDAKVFANHARKKTIDLDDVKLASEVVLDKAFTCPPPRHVLAKLAEVRNSMPLPPIKPHCGLRLPPDRYCLSACNYKLRAASQPRKMTKSALESRSTIKTQIKSSAGGGGKRQSALTPKSQVVTIPKPVFKFTTTAKTISLDKSQSGSADSQANADMKMEVDNEATNASAIGSIGGAVKREREEDDFEVVT, encoded by the exons ATGGCGTCCGAAAAAGAGAAAACTGAAAAGACTAAAGTAAATAATCAAGTAAAACATGTCCCAAAAGATGCCCAAGTGGTTATGTCTATTCTCAAAGAATTAAACGTAACTGATTATGAACCAAGAGTCATCAATCAATTGCTGGAATTCACCTATC GCTACGTTACTTGCATCTTAGATGATGCAAAGGTCTTTGCAAACCATGCCCGCAAGAAAACAATCGATTTGGATGACGTGAAACTAGCATCTGAGGTTGTGCTAGACAAAGCATTCACATGCCCGCCACCACGACAT GTGCTAGCTAAATTGGCAGAAGTTCGGAATTCTATGCCGTTGCCTCCAATCAAGCCACATTGTGGTTTGCGTCTACCTCCCGATCGTTACTGCCTCTCGGCCTGCAACTACAAACTAAGGGCAGCCAGTCAGCCCCGAAAGATGACCAAATCCGCTCTGGAGTCACGTTCCACCATCAAGACACAAATAAAGTCTAGTGCTGGCGGCGGCGGCAAGCGACAATCCGCCCTCACACCCAAATCCCAAGTGGTCACAATCCCCAAGCCAGTGTTTAAGTTCACGACCACCGCCAAAACAATTTCTCTCGATAAATCTCAATCCGGTTCAGCAGATTCGCAAGCGAATGCCGATATGAAGATGGAAGTCGACAATGAAGCAACCAACGCAAGTGCAATCGGAAGCATTGGAGGTGCCGTGAAACGAGAACGAGAAGAGGATGACTTCGAAGTTGTGACATAA